A single region of the Candidatus Curtissbacteria bacterium genome encodes:
- a CDS encoding DUF5667 domain-containing protein: MIKTVSACLLALFIFFIGTPTSFARTEYNFRGESQGQANGAIEKIVPIRFLPSHPFYFSIRIKEVISRFFQPSAAKKTEFDLQLSGKRIKEAYLEMENGNLQQASKSLSDYTKRLDKMGNEFEKARSQNQSVASLSDKAADDLRLHETLLDGIHQKFMTMDDGFGFDENFEAALAAHVRVIMIIDNVKPGVRDRFVTPTFFETQQEHKVEPSPTPNDAVLFQSTPGAKPKRIIY; encoded by the coding sequence ATGATTAAAACAGTTTCTGCCTGCCTGCTAGCGTTATTTATTTTTTTTATTGGAACTCCAACGAGCTTTGCCCGCACAGAGTATAACTTTCGCGGAGAGTCTCAGGGTCAAGCTAATGGGGCCATCGAAAAGATAGTCCCAATAAGATTTTTGCCTTCTCACCCATTCTATTTTTCGATCAGGATAAAAGAGGTAATAAGCAGATTTTTTCAACCTTCAGCTGCTAAAAAGACAGAATTTGACCTACAGTTATCTGGCAAAAGGATAAAAGAGGCGTATTTGGAAATGGAGAACGGGAATTTGCAGCAAGCAAGCAAATCTCTTTCCGATTACACAAAGCGGCTTGATAAGATGGGCAATGAATTTGAAAAGGCGAGATCGCAAAATCAATCTGTCGCATCGCTTTCTGATAAGGCGGCAGACGATCTAAGGTTACATGAGACACTGCTTGATGGAATTCATCAGAAATTTATGACAATGGATGATGGATTTGGTTTTGACGAGAATTTTGAAGCGGCACTTGCAGCCCATGTTAGGGTAATAATGATTATTGATAATGTGAAACCAGGAGTCAGGGATCGCTTTGTGACGCCGACTTTTTTTGAGACACAACAGGAACATAAAGTAGAACCATCGCCAACTCCAAATGATGCCGTGCTTTTTCAATCAACGCCAGGCGCGAAGCCAAAAAGGATTATTTATTAG